A stretch of the Bordetella genomosp. 8 genome encodes the following:
- a CDS encoding ATP-binding protein has protein sequence MGPIDGREARVVVYAPVGRDGPASAALLHRSGLDVEVCASMETVLASVSLGVAAVCVTEEALFGANLQAMSDWVHGQPAWSDLPFVVLTSRVQQPAVAAWRQKMVAALRNVSLLERPVQAITLTSAVHAAVRARMRQYETRALLREQEEAAAILEDTVRARTMELEAANAQLRQQMKERAQVEETLRHAQKMEALGQLTGGVAHDFNNLLMVISGGLQMFDRQADPNRRARLIQAMQQAVERGAGLTRQLLAFSRRQPLQAEPVDLVRQVHGMREMLDRSLRGDIKVGLRLPAGLWPVEVDPGELELVLLNLAVNARDAMPSGGTIEIRAENMPGVDDGVLKGDFVGLSVVDTGTGMTEEVKARVFEPFFTTKDVGKGSGLGLAQAYGFARQSGGDVRIYTQLGRGTTVRLMLPRCLKPPSEPVPEAGAAIDTAASCAHVLVVEDDDEVAALVGEMMAQLGFEATRVASPAAALGALADGRHIDVVFSDIMMPGGMSGLELVREIRARRFALPIVLTTGFMGQEARAAESDGIPLLPKPYRLEDLGNVLRTVLGGCDSASGA, from the coding sequence ATGGGGCCGATTGACGGACGTGAGGCGCGCGTCGTCGTCTATGCCCCTGTTGGCAGGGACGGTCCCGCGTCGGCGGCGCTGCTGCACCGCTCGGGGCTGGACGTCGAAGTGTGCGCCAGCATGGAAACGGTCCTGGCCAGCGTGTCGCTGGGCGTCGCCGCGGTGTGCGTGACCGAAGAAGCGCTGTTCGGCGCGAACCTCCAGGCCATGTCGGATTGGGTGCACGGACAGCCGGCGTGGTCCGACCTGCCCTTCGTGGTGCTGACGAGCCGGGTGCAGCAGCCCGCGGTCGCGGCATGGCGGCAGAAGATGGTCGCCGCCCTGCGCAATGTCTCCTTGCTGGAGCGTCCCGTTCAAGCCATCACGCTGACCAGCGCCGTGCACGCGGCGGTACGCGCGCGCATGCGACAGTACGAGACGCGCGCCTTGCTGCGCGAACAGGAAGAGGCCGCCGCCATACTGGAAGACACGGTGCGTGCCCGCACCATGGAACTGGAAGCCGCCAATGCCCAGCTCCGGCAGCAGATGAAGGAACGCGCGCAGGTCGAGGAAACCTTGCGCCACGCGCAGAAGATGGAAGCGCTGGGCCAGCTCACGGGCGGCGTGGCGCACGACTTCAACAACCTGCTGATGGTGATCTCCGGCGGCCTGCAGATGTTCGACCGCCAGGCCGATCCGAACCGCCGCGCGCGCCTGATTCAGGCCATGCAGCAGGCTGTCGAACGGGGAGCGGGGCTGACGCGCCAGTTGCTGGCGTTCTCGCGCCGGCAGCCCCTGCAGGCGGAGCCGGTCGACCTGGTACGGCAGGTTCACGGCATGCGCGAGATGCTCGATCGCAGCCTGCGGGGCGACATCAAGGTGGGGCTGCGGCTGCCGGCCGGCCTGTGGCCGGTGGAAGTCGATCCTGGCGAACTGGAACTGGTCCTGCTGAATCTGGCGGTCAACGCCCGCGACGCCATGCCCTCGGGCGGCACCATCGAAATCCGCGCGGAGAATATGCCCGGTGTGGACGACGGCGTCCTCAAGGGCGATTTCGTCGGCCTGTCCGTGGTCGACACGGGAACCGGGATGACCGAGGAAGTGAAGGCGCGTGTCTTCGAGCCCTTCTTCACGACCAAGGACGTCGGCAAGGGCTCCGGCCTGGGCTTGGCGCAGGCCTACGGCTTCGCGCGCCAATCGGGCGGCGACGTGCGGATATACACGCAACTGGGCCGCGGCACCACCGTCCGGCTGATGCTGCCCCGCTGCCTCAAGCCGCCGTCCGAGCCGGTGCCCGAGGCCGGCGCGGCGATCGACACGGCGGCATCGTGCGCGCACGTGCTCGTCGTCGAGGACGACGACGAAGTCGCGGCGCTGGTGGGCGAGATGATGGCGCAGCTGGGATTCGAAGCCACACGCGTCGCCAGCCCCGCCGCGGCGCTGGGCGCGCTGGCGGATGGCCGGCATATCGACGTGGTGTTCTCCGACATCATGATGCCCGGCGGCATGAGCGGCCTGGAACTCGTGCGCGAGATACGCGCCCGGCGCTTCGCCCTGCCCATCGTGCTGACCACCGGTTTCATGGGCCAGGAGGCGCGCGCGGCGGAAAGCGACGGCATACCGCTGCTGCCCAAGCCGTATCGGCTCGAAGACCTGGGCAACGTGCTGCGCACCGTACTGGGCGGGTGCGATTCCGCATCCGGAGCTTAA